A section of the Candidatus Binatia bacterium genome encodes:
- a CDS encoding dCTP deaminase, whose amino-acid sequence MSIKSDRWIRRMAAQGMIEPFEPGQVRSAENGRIISYGTSSYGYDVRCASEFKIFTNINSTIVDPKKFDEKSFVDVHSEICIIPPNSFALARTVEYFRIPRSVLTICLGKSTYARCFSGDTRVALADGTAPTLEAMVRRHEDGEVFRGYSIGPNGRVIVTRLEAPRFIARDSLIEIELDNRERIQATPDHPFMRRDGQMAAADDLRPGDSLMARVETPGQAFTAASGGESIDKCRNGATRQNVALLEECEASNGQATSRPSLHVGRGHRVRAVRDIPGLHDTYCLTVPAAGNFALEAGVFVHNCGIIVNVTPLEPEWEGHVTLEFSNTTPLPAKIYANEGAAQMVFFESDEVCETSYKDRGGKYQGQKGVTLPKA is encoded by the coding sequence GCCCTTCGAACCGGGTCAGGTTCGAAGCGCCGAGAACGGCCGCATCATCTCCTACGGCACCTCCAGCTACGGCTACGACGTCCGCTGCGCCAGCGAGTTCAAGATCTTCACCAACATCAATTCCACGATCGTCGATCCCAAGAAGTTCGACGAGAAGAGCTTCGTCGACGTGCATTCCGAGATCTGCATCATCCCGCCCAACTCCTTCGCGCTGGCGCGGACCGTGGAGTATTTCCGAATCCCGCGAAGCGTGCTGACGATCTGCCTGGGAAAGAGCACCTATGCCCGCTGTTTCAGCGGGGACACCCGGGTGGCGCTCGCGGACGGCACGGCGCCGACGTTGGAGGCGATGGTCCGTCGCCACGAGGACGGGGAAGTTTTTCGGGGCTACAGCATCGGTCCGAACGGTCGCGTGATCGTGACCCGGCTCGAGGCCCCGCGGTTCATCGCCCGCGATTCGCTGATCGAGATCGAGCTCGACAACCGGGAACGGATCCAAGCTACCCCCGATCATCCGTTCATGCGCCGCGATGGTCAGATGGCAGCGGCCGACGATCTGAGACCCGGTGATTCGCTAATGGCGCGAGTCGAAACCCCTGGCCAAGCTTTTACCGCCGCTAGCGGCGGTGAATCCATTGACAAGTGTCGCAATGGAGCGACGCGACAGAACGTCGCGCTCCTTGAAGAGTGCGAAGCCAGCAATGGCCAGGCAACGAGCCGGCCGAGTTTGCACGTGGGTCGCGGTCATCGAGTGAGGGCGGTGCGCGATATTCCGGGTCTGCACGACACCTATTGCCTCACCGTGCCGGCCGCAGGCAACTTCGCGCTGGAGGCGGGAGTTTTCGTCCACAATTGCGGAATCATCGTGAACGTCACGCCCCTCGAGCCCGAATGGGAAGGGCACGTGACGCTGGAGTTCAGCAACACCACGCCGCTCCCCGCGAAGATCTACGCCAACGAGGGCGCCGCACAGATGGTCTTCTTCGAATCCGACGAAGTCTGCGAAACCTCCTACAAGGATCGCGGCGGAAAGTATCAGGGGCAAAAGGGCGTCACATTGCCCAAGGCGTAG